CTCTTTGACGGGACCGGCAACCTCGGTTAGGGCCGGATTGCCGGGGACTCCGAGCATGGCTTGGGGATCGATCATGCTCACCACCGTTTGCCCGGCTTCGTTTTCGTAAACGATGACGTTGCAGGGCAGCAGCAGCCCCAGCTCCTCTTCGATTTGCAACGACTGGGCGGCATAACGGGGATTGCAGGCGCCAAGAATGCGGTAAGGACGGCGCTCGTGGCCGATTTTTTCCTTCAGGATGCCGGCCACGTTCAGATCGAACAGGGTGCCGAAGCCGACCCCTTTGAGGGCCTCTTTTGTGCGCTCGACCACCTCGTCCATCGAGCCGGCGACCACCTTGCGGAAACCGTAATCGGCCATGGGACTCAGCCCTCCTTGCCTTTGGTGTTGAGCTTCAACGGCACATAGAGGGGGCACCAGCCGAGGACGGCGGTAGCCAGGGGAATCAGGCCAATCCAGCCCCAGGGGGTCTGGGGACCAACGAAGACCAGGGTAACCAGAATGAGACCGACGACGAAGCGGGCCCCGCGATCGACACTGCCCATGTTTGCTTGCATTGGGTGCTCCTTTCCTTTGGTGGGTGAGAGGTACGTGGCGGACCGGGGTCCGGGTTAAGCCAGATGTTGGTTCAACCAGCTATCGAGCTGCCCCTTGGGGAGGGCGCCCATGATGGTATCGGCATGTCGCCCCCCCTTAAAGAGCATCAGGGTAGGGATCGAGCGAATCGCAAAGCGGCTTGAAAGGCCAGGGTTTTCGTCGGAGTTGACCTTGACGATTTTCAGCGACTGCTCCCGCTCGGCCGCGATCTGTTCCAGCACCGGCCCCACCATACGACAAGGGCCGCACCAGGGCGCCCAAAAATCGACCAACACCGGCAGGGGCGATTGCAGCACCTGCCGGTCGAAGGTGGTGTCGCTGGCGACGACCGGTTTGCCCGGCAGCAGCGTTTGTTTGCACTTGCCGCAGGTCGGTTGTTCGCCAAGTCGAGCGACAGGCACCCGGTTGAGCGCCCCGCAAGCGGGACAGGGGAGGGTCAGGGTTTCGCTCATGGGGCCTCCGGGGTGTTATAGGTCGTTATGGGTCTTATGAGTTCTATAAGACCTATATCTCAAGATTTACCGCTCCACCGCATACCCAGCGCTCTGCCACGCCATCGTGCCGCCCCCGACGTTGACGATCTCGTTGGTCAGCTTGGCGCCGCTCAGAATCACCGCCGCCTGCCCCGAGCGATTGCCGGAGCGGCAGATCAGGGCGATGGGGCGCTCCCCCGCCAGTTTTTGAATCCGAGGGATTGCCCGTTCCACTTCCGACAGGGGAATCAACACCGCCTTGGGGGCGTGGCCGGCGTTGTATTCGGCCGGGGTGCGCACGTCGATCAACAGCGGTGGCTGGTCGCTGCTCATCATGGCGTTCAGGTCGTTCACCGAGATTGTCTTGATCCCGGCCATGGCGGTAGAGATCGGGCCCTTGAGCAGGATGAAGGCGATCAGTGCGAAGGCGGCGATCCAAGGCCAGTTTTCTTTCACGAAGGTCATGATGGGCTCCAAAAAGGTACAGGGGGCGCGAAACCGCCCCCTTGGGAAGCGCGGATTGATTCTTCCAAGCAGCCCAGGGATGGGCCGCCGAAAGGGTGTGCTGTCGTAGGAGGCGACCTCGTCGCCGAAGCTGCCAAAAGGGTGCGCCGTCGTAGGAGGCGACCCCGTCGCCGAAGCCCTGCTGCTCAGGCCGCTGCTTGAAGCTCGCGCCGCTTTTCGATGGCGTAGTAGAGCAGCGGGATGACCACCAGGGTCAGGATGGTCGAGGCGAAGGTGCCGAAGATCAGCGCCACCGCCAAGCCGCCGAAGACCGGGTCGGTAATCATCACGGCAGTGCCGAGGATGATCGCCAGCGCGGTGAGCAAAATCGGCCGGAACCGCACCGCCCCCGCTTCGAGAACCGCCTCCTCCAGGGTGTACCCCTTGTTGCGGTAATCGATGATGAAGTCGATCAGCAGCAGCGAATTGCGCACCACAATCCCCGCCAGGGCGATCACCCCGATCATCGAGGTCGCCGTGAAGTACTGGTCGGTAATCATGTGGCCTGGGAAGACCCCCACCATGGTCAGCGGAATCGCCCCCATCACCACCAAGGGGATCACGAAGGAGCGGTAGTAACCAACCAGCAGCAGGTAGATCAGGACCACGGCGACCCCGAAGGCGGTCCCCAGATCGCGGAAGACGTCGAGGGTGAGGCGCATCTCCCCATCCCAACGCAACGAGTACTGACCATCGTTGGGATCGGCGGTGAAGAGCTGCTTGACCTCATGCCCGCCGAGTTGCCCCAGGGTTTGCAGGTTGCCCAGGCCAAACATGTCGAGGGCAATATCCAAACCGCTGGGCGGGTTTACTTGTTGCTTGGCCACTTGGCCATACATCCCCAGTACCGCGTAGACCTGGCTGGTTTGGGCCAGCTCGCCCATCACGTAGACGACCGGGTGGCCATCCTTATGAAAGATCGGGCGCTGCGCCGTTACCGGCACGATTTTGGCGATCTCCGACAGCGGGATCTGCATCCCCGTCCGGTTTTGGATGGTGATGTTTTCGATCTCGTCGGGGGTGATGCGCCGGGTTTGGGGGAGCTGGAAGCGGATCGGCACCGGGTTCTTCTCGCCCTCGATGTGCACGGTCCCGTAATCCCAACCGCCCAGGTAGGTGGCCAGGGTCTTGGCGACCTGACCGGTGACGATCCCCGACAAAGCCGCTTTTTCTTTGTCGACCACAATGCGGTATTCGGTCTGCTGCGCCCCCAAGGAGTCGTCGACATCGACCACGTCGTCGGTCTGCAAGAACAGGCCGCGCACGTCGCCCGCCATCAAACGCAGCTCGTCGTAATCGGGGCCGTAGAGCTCGGCCAAGAGGGTGGCCCGCACCGGGGGGCCGGGGGGATCTTCGACCAGCTTGATGTTGGCGCCGGGGTTGCGGTCCATGATCGCCTGGATCGGGCCGCGCATGGCCATGACGATGTCGATGCTTGAGGTCGCCCGGTCGTGTTTGTTGACCAGGTTCACCCGCACCTCGGCGATGTTGCTCCCCTTTTTGAACCCGGCCCCGCGCAGCAGACCGTTGAAGTCGATCACCCCGGGAATGCCGACGAAGGTCTCGTAATCGGTGACAAACCGGTTTTGCGCCACCACAGCGCCGACCTCGCGGGCGATCCGGTCGGTTTGTTCCAGCGGCGTGCCCTCGGGCATGTCGATGGTGATGTTGAAGGTGTTCTTGTTGTCCTTGGGCAGCATCTTGAAGAGCACCCCGTCCCAGGCCGGCATGGCCAGAACCGCGATCAACAAGGCGACCACACCCCCCATGAACAGCCGTCGTTTGGCGGTCGAGGCGATCAAAGGGCCGACGAATTTGCGGTAGGCGGCCCGGATGCCGGCCCCCTCCTCTTCGTGCCCCTGGCCGTGTTGGCTATAGGGCATGTAGCGCTTGGCAGCCCAGGGGGTGACGACGTAGGCGATCAACAAGGAGGCGACCATCGCCACCGAAACGTTGAAGGGGATCGGGGCCATGTAGGGGCCCATCATCCCGGTTACCCAGAACATCGGCAGGAAGGCGAGGACCACGGCCAGGGTCGCCACGTTGGTCGGATTGCCGATTTCGTTGGTCCCACGGATCGCACCCAGGGCGCGGTCTTCCCGCCCCAAGGCGTAGTGGCGATGGATGTTTTCGATCACCACGATGGCGGCGTCGACGAGCAATCCCAACGAGAGGATTAAGGCGAACAGGGTGATTCGGTTGATCGTCTGCCCCGCCATCATCCCCACCGCCAGGGTGAGGAAGAGAATCAGCGGCACGGTCGCGGTGACGATCATCGATTCGCGCAAACCGAGGAAGATGATCAACACGATGATGACCGAGCCGATGGCGATGGCCAGATGCTCCACCAGGGTGTTGACCGCGTCGTCGGCTTTGGCGCCGTCGTCGCGGGTCACCACGGTGTGGATGTCTTCGGGGATGATCGAGCCCTTGATCGCCTCGACCCGGTCGATCACCGCTTGGGCGACGGTCACCGCGTTGGTGCCGGGAAGTTTGGCGACCGCCAGCGACACCGAGGGGTACTCCTGCCCCCCCAAGGTGGCAAAGCCGGAGTGGGCGGGGCCGAAGGCCATGCGGGTTGAAAGCGCCCGCTCGCCGGGACCGTCGGTGATGTTGGCGATGTCGTGCAGGTAGACCGGACGCCCCTGGTCGCTGATGGTCACGACCAGATTACCAACCTCTTTGGCGTTGTTGAGCCAGCCGCCAACCCGCACCGAGGCGACGTTGTTGCCCTGGACGAGCGATCCGCTGGGGATCTCGACATCGGCAGCGTCGAGCATCTCGTCGATCTGAAAGAGGCTGACCCCCATCGACTGCATCCGCTCGGGATCAAGCTCCACCGTGATGCGGCGGGTTTGACCGCCAGTGACGAACGAAACCGAGGTGCCCGGCACCTTACGCAGCTCTTCGAGCACGTCGTCGGCGACCCGGCGCAGATCGTTGTCGGTGTAGAGGTTGTCGGTCGCTTCGGGGGCCGACAGGGCGATGGCGACGATGGGTACGTCATCCACATCGACCGGCTTGATCAGCGGTTGCATGACCCCGGGGGGGATGCGATCCATGTTGTGCATGATCCGGTCATAGAGCTTGACCAAGGAGTCTTCCTTGTTCTGCCCCACGAAGAACTGCACGGTGACCACGCCCATGTCGTTCATCGCCATGCCGTAGGTGTGCTCGACCCCCGGCATCTCCTTGAGGATCGCCTCCAGCGGCTTGACGACGAGGTTCTCGACCTCGGCGGCGGTCGCCCCCGGCTTCATCACCATGACGTTGGCGGCGGGAACCACAATCTGCGGGTTCTCTTCGCGCGGGGTGATGTTCAGCGCCATGACCCCCAACAACAACGAGGCCAGGGCGATGAGCAGGGTCAACTTCGAATCGA
The genomic region above belongs to Proteobacteria bacterium CG1_02_64_396 and contains:
- a CDS encoding thioredoxin gives rise to the protein MSETLTLPCPACGALNRVPVARLGEQPTCGKCKQTLLPGKPVVASDTTFDRQVLQSPLPVLVDFWAPWCGPCRMVGPVLEQIAAEREQSLKIVKVNSDENPGLSSRFAIRSIPTLMLFKGGRHADTIMGALPKGQLDSWLNQHLA
- a CDS encoding ABC transporter ATP-binding protein, with the translated sequence MADYGFRKVVAGSMDEVVERTKEALKGVGFGTLFDLNVAGILKEKIGHERRPYRILGACNPRYAAQSLQIEEELGLLLPCNVIVYENEAGQTVVSMIDPQAMLGVPGNPALTEVAGPVKELMQQALDAI